A genomic window from Sandaracinaceae bacterium includes:
- the rpsO gene encoding 30S ribosomal protein S15, whose translation MAMTQDRKSELVEKFRTHDGDTGSPEVQIALLTERITYLTEHFQTHKKDHHSRRGLLQLVSRRRRLLDYLRRKDVERYRKVITALGIRK comes from the coding sequence ATGGCGATGACCCAGGACCGCAAGTCGGAGCTCGTCGAGAAGTTCCGCACCCACGATGGCGACACCGGCTCCCCCGAGGTCCAGATCGCGCTCCTCACGGAGCGGATCACGTACCTCACCGAGCACTTCCAGACCCACAAGAAGGACCATCACTCCCGTCGGGGTCTGCTCCAGCTCGTGAGTCGGCGGCGCCGCCTCCTCGACTACCTCCGCCGCAAGGACGTCGAGCGCTACCGCAAGGTGATCACCGCGCTCGGTATCCGTAAGTGA
- a CDS encoding putative metal-binding motif-containing protein yields MRRYALRLTLALTTFFAGCGDGTVPEDAGPDVTLDAAPDAPMQTSCERDSDCDDGLYCTGSESCNPASPDADARGCVAGEAPCGADEECDETRERCSAGCVDEDGDGVDTCMGDCDDSNPSVFPGNTEMCIPGDPTDEDCNPRTFGFLDVDGDGAADEGCYNEDEMGMRFGGTDCNDNNAAISPLAAERCDGSVDEDCDGLVDEDCLCTPEGSTRGCGPGLGECAGAVETCTASGWSACDRTPAPMDACDGTRDDDCDGTVDEGCGCVSGTSRSCGRGACAGLQTCTAGMWEPCDGASPTAEMCDGRDTDCDGVDDASDPDVVGIGASCGSDVGACRAGSRTCTGSMLVCTGSIGAGTEVCDGSTDEDCDGLTDEGCGCVNGTTQPCGAGQCRGTQTCSAGAWGACTGGMPPSTEICDGIDNDCDGVEDASDPDVVGFGDSCGTDTGICSRGTQTCVGGSLMCGGPGYTPPRTETCNHLDDDCDGSNDDGVAVASCTSQVLPRRGAGGFGGSDNMTCFPSACEWFTSEEVQLGSSTSTGGTAPRTAFTQWAALDAGRRTTLSAEFFVEDNNTDAAAPEGWIGVMMTRSQGSSSNEGGLSRPPAVPDLAPAERALIATLLNGVVVQVWLQTGTSFNLLAAQTLPCNAFPGGGGRDSITVTLATDGPSITATATSLGGFGSGCSATATATLSTFWADVYGAGPSYPTYRMGALGDNDRGLDATLRRVNLNRPNSGLGSDHCSSCP; encoded by the coding sequence ATGCGTAGATACGCACTTCGCCTGACCCTCGCGCTCACGACGTTCTTCGCAGGCTGTGGGGACGGCACCGTCCCCGAGGACGCCGGCCCCGACGTCACGCTCGACGCCGCCCCCGACGCGCCCATGCAGACCAGCTGCGAGCGCGACTCCGACTGCGACGACGGCCTCTACTGCACGGGCAGCGAGAGCTGCAACCCGGCCAGCCCGGACGCGGACGCCCGCGGCTGCGTGGCGGGTGAGGCTCCCTGCGGCGCCGACGAGGAGTGCGACGAGACGCGCGAGCGCTGTTCGGCCGGCTGCGTGGACGAAGACGGCGACGGCGTCGACACCTGCATGGGGGACTGCGACGACTCCAACCCGAGCGTCTTCCCGGGGAACACGGAGATGTGTATCCCGGGCGACCCGACGGACGAGGACTGCAACCCCCGGACCTTCGGGTTCCTCGACGTGGACGGCGACGGAGCGGCCGACGAGGGCTGCTACAACGAAGACGAGATGGGCATGCGGTTCGGCGGGACCGACTGCAACGACAACAACGCGGCCATCAGCCCCCTCGCGGCCGAGCGCTGTGACGGAAGCGTGGACGAGGACTGCGACGGGCTCGTCGACGAGGACTGCCTCTGCACGCCCGAGGGCTCCACCCGCGGGTGCGGCCCGGGCCTGGGCGAGTGCGCGGGCGCGGTGGAGACCTGCACCGCCAGCGGCTGGAGCGCCTGCGACCGGACCCCGGCGCCCATGGACGCCTGCGACGGGACGCGCGATGACGACTGCGACGGCACCGTCGACGAGGGGTGCGGCTGCGTGAGCGGCACCTCCCGCTCCTGCGGTCGCGGCGCCTGCGCAGGGCTGCAGACCTGCACCGCCGGCATGTGGGAGCCCTGCGACGGCGCGTCCCCCACGGCCGAGATGTGTGACGGACGGGACACGGACTGCGACGGCGTCGACGACGCCTCGGACCCCGACGTCGTCGGCATCGGCGCGTCCTGCGGCTCCGACGTCGGCGCCTGCCGCGCCGGCTCGAGGACCTGCACGGGCAGCATGCTCGTGTGCACGGGCTCGATCGGAGCTGGCACGGAGGTGTGTGACGGGTCGACCGACGAGGACTGCGACGGGCTGACCGACGAGGGGTGTGGCTGCGTGAACGGCACGACCCAGCCCTGCGGGGCCGGGCAGTGCAGAGGCACGCAGACGTGCTCCGCCGGCGCCTGGGGCGCCTGCACGGGGGGGATGCCTCCCTCCACCGAGATCTGCGACGGCATCGACAACGACTGCGATGGGGTCGAGGATGCCTCCGATCCGGACGTGGTCGGCTTCGGAGACAGCTGTGGAACCGACACGGGAATCTGCTCCAGAGGAACTCAGACCTGCGTAGGTGGGAGCTTGATGTGCGGGGGCCCCGGCTACACCCCTCCTCGGACCGAGACCTGCAACCACCTCGACGATGACTGCGACGGGAGCAACGACGACGGAGTCGCGGTCGCCTCGTGCACGTCACAGGTCCTGCCTCGTCGAGGCGCGGGGGGCTTCGGCGGAAGCGACAACATGACCTGCTTCCCCTCTGCATGCGAATGGTTCACTAGCGAGGAGGTCCAGCTCGGCTCGTCGACGTCGACCGGCGGCACGGCTCCCCGGACCGCGTTCACACAGTGGGCGGCGCTGGACGCGGGCCGGCGCACGACGTTGAGCGCTGAGTTCTTCGTAGAGGACAACAACACCGATGCGGCAGCCCCCGAGGGCTGGATCGGCGTCATGATGACCCGCTCGCAGGGTTCGAGCAGCAATGAAGGTGGCCTCTCTCGGCCGCCTGCCGTGCCCGACCTGGCCCCCGCTGAACGCGCGCTGATCGCCACTCTGCTCAACGGGGTGGTCGTTCAGGTGTGGCTCCAGACGGGCACGTCGTTCAATCTGCTCGCGGCGCAGACCCTCCCCTGTAACGCGTTCCCCGGAGGTGGCGGTCGCGACTCCATCACGGTCACGCTTGCCACAGATGGCCCGAGCATCACCGCGACCGCAACCTCGCTCGGGGGCTTCGGGAGTGGTTGCTCCGCGACTGCAACGGCGACGTTGTCGACCTTCTGGGCAGACGTCTACGGCGCAGGCCCCTCCTATCCTACGTACCGGATGGGAGCCTTGGGCGACAACGACCGCGGACTGGATGCCACTCTCCGGCGTGTCAACCTCAACCGCCCCAACTCTGGGCTTGGTAGCGATCACTGCAGCAGCTGCCCGTAG
- a CDS encoding FAD-dependent oxidoreductase, translating into MSTLADVYPRLPAPLAARCRRLGPAPDARPAFIVYWMRTAARAHENPALDVALWLGAQLGVGVFVHHGLSERYPYASDRHHTFILEGARDVRDALTQRGIGYAFHLEREGHRGPVLVELARQAGLVVTEDMPVPPLSGWTGALARRAEVPVLLVDTACVAPMKATTKAPSRAFAFREATQALWDEALRTPWEEQPDPSSFVPDLPYTPTDLDTPIPELVAACEIDHLVGPVPDTRGGSAAGYARWDAFQARGLSRYAKDRNDPNRRGVSRMSPYLHYGMVSPLRIAREAHGVGAEKYLDELLTWRELAYCWCAHQDAPGTLSALPAWARETLDAHRDDPRELRSWETLARAKSGAPLWDAAQRSLLVHGELHNNLRMTWGKALVGWSATPERALERLVDLNHRYALDGRDPASYGGLLWCLGLFDRPFEETPVLGKVRSRSMAHHASRMDVARYATETSRPFAREVPRVAVVGAGIAGLLCARTLHDHGVKVTVFEKARGPGGRTSTRRRDGVRFDHGAQYFSARDPVFARYVESWAEDGIVAPWDARFATLRDGAVTRDEPRAARWVATPKMSALASHLAADLDVRYGRRVTSLEPGWTLHAEDGALGQFDHVLLSAPAPQSAALLEGTALEGRLDDVALAPCCAVMVRLSDRLDPGWDAARVEGGPLAWIARDASKPERDGAETWVLHASPTWSEAHLEDGAEDVAADLAGAFSTLTGAAPTEAVAHRWRHARTVSALGEPCLFEAAVGLGVCGDWCLDAKVEAAFRSGAALAGRVLGAIGNRAPR; encoded by the coding sequence GTGAGCACGCTCGCCGACGTCTACCCTCGCCTCCCCGCGCCCCTCGCCGCGCGCTGCCGCCGGCTGGGCCCGGCGCCCGACGCTCGCCCCGCCTTCATCGTGTACTGGATGCGCACCGCGGCGCGCGCGCACGAGAACCCGGCGCTCGACGTCGCGCTGTGGCTGGGCGCGCAGCTCGGGGTGGGCGTGTTCGTGCATCACGGCCTGAGCGAGCGGTATCCGTACGCCTCGGACCGGCACCACACGTTCATCCTGGAGGGCGCGCGCGACGTCCGGGACGCGCTGACCCAGCGGGGCATCGGCTACGCGTTCCACCTCGAGCGCGAAGGTCACCGAGGGCCGGTGCTCGTGGAGCTCGCCAGGCAGGCCGGGCTCGTCGTCACCGAAGACATGCCCGTGCCGCCCCTGTCCGGCTGGACGGGCGCCCTCGCGCGCCGCGCCGAGGTCCCGGTGCTGCTGGTGGACACGGCGTGCGTCGCCCCGATGAAGGCGACGACGAAGGCGCCGAGCCGCGCGTTCGCGTTCCGCGAGGCCACGCAGGCGCTCTGGGACGAGGCGCTGCGGACCCCGTGGGAGGAGCAGCCCGACCCGTCGTCGTTCGTCCCCGACCTGCCTTACACGCCGACGGATCTGGACACCCCGATCCCCGAGCTCGTCGCCGCGTGCGAGATCGATCACCTGGTCGGGCCCGTGCCCGACACGCGGGGCGGGAGCGCGGCCGGCTACGCGCGCTGGGACGCCTTCCAGGCCCGCGGGCTCTCGCGCTACGCGAAGGACCGCAACGATCCGAACCGTCGCGGCGTGAGCCGCATGAGCCCGTATCTGCACTACGGCATGGTCTCCCCGCTCCGGATCGCGCGCGAGGCGCACGGGGTGGGCGCGGAGAAGTACCTGGACGAGCTGCTGACCTGGCGTGAGCTCGCCTACTGCTGGTGCGCCCATCAGGACGCGCCCGGGACCCTGTCCGCGCTCCCCGCGTGGGCCCGGGAGACGCTCGACGCGCACCGCGACGACCCGCGGGAGCTCCGCTCCTGGGAGACGCTCGCCCGCGCGAAGAGCGGCGCGCCCCTCTGGGACGCCGCGCAGCGATCCTTGCTGGTCCACGGCGAGCTGCACAACAACCTACGCATGACCTGGGGCAAGGCGCTGGTCGGCTGGAGCGCCACGCCCGAGCGGGCCCTCGAGCGGCTGGTCGACCTCAACCACCGCTACGCGCTCGACGGGCGGGACCCGGCCTCCTACGGCGGCCTGCTCTGGTGCCTCGGCCTCTTCGACCGACCGTTCGAAGAGACGCCCGTCCTCGGGAAGGTGCGGAGCCGCTCGATGGCACATCACGCGTCGCGCATGGACGTCGCCCGCTACGCCACCGAGACCTCACGCCCGTTCGCGCGCGAGGTCCCGCGGGTGGCCGTGGTCGGCGCGGGCATCGCCGGGCTCCTCTGCGCCCGGACGCTCCACGACCACGGGGTGAAGGTGACCGTGTTCGAGAAGGCGCGCGGCCCCGGGGGGCGCACCTCGACCCGACGACGCGACGGCGTCCGCTTCGACCACGGCGCGCAGTACTTCAGCGCCCGCGACCCCGTGTTCGCGCGGTACGTGGAGAGCTGGGCCGAGGACGGGATCGTCGCCCCCTGGGACGCCCGCTTCGCCACGCTGCGTGATGGGGCGGTGACGCGAGACGAGCCTCGCGCCGCGCGCTGGGTCGCCACGCCCAAGATGAGCGCGCTCGCGTCGCACCTGGCCGCCGATCTCGACGTCCGGTACGGGCGCCGCGTGACCTCGCTCGAGCCCGGATGGACGCTGCACGCGGAGGACGGCGCGCTGGGCCAGTTCGACCACGTGCTGCTCTCCGCCCCCGCGCCGCAGAGCGCGGCGCTCCTCGAGGGGACGGCTCTCGAGGGTCGGCTCGACGACGTGGCGCTGGCCCCGTGCTGCGCGGTGATGGTGCGACTCTCCGACCGCCTCGACCCGGGCTGGGACGCGGCGCGCGTCGAGGGCGGGCCGCTCGCGTGGATCGCGCGGGACGCCAGCAAGCCCGAGCGCGACGGCGCGGAGACCTGGGTCCTGCACGCCAGCCCGACCTGGTCCGAGGCGCACCTCGAAGACGGCGCGGAGGACGTGGCCGCGGACCTCGCCGGCGCGTTCTCGACCCTGACCGGCGCCGCACCGACGGAGGCGGTGGCGCATCGCTGGCGCCACGCCCGGACGGTGTCGGCGCTGGGCGAGCCCTGCCTCTTCGAGGCGGCAGTCGGGCTCGGGGTGTGCGGTGACTGGTGCCTCGACGCCAAGGTCGAGGCGGCGTTCCGGAGCGGCGCCGCGCTCGCGGGCCGCGTCCTGGGCGCGATTGGAAACCGCGCTCCTCGCTGA
- a CDS encoding histidine kinase → MESSDAATLLIELAEKMGLLAAAALVAVLIPPLRNRLLGVGRRRDKLAAVVLGLGLAAWGAMLGFHVGGEHINVRAIGVLIAAILGGWKAGALAGLGGGLFYSALVDAETAPWVLAASITDGVLAGIVAQRRPRWFTGWRVFVTSIGIQAIHLVVVGVGLIAVGHAARYVPAWPAHLVKLVVVASGVTLFVTVARLVVSREEQAIALVEARAAADTAALESLRRRLEPHFLFNALNVVRATIRRDPMRARELVSDLADLYRYLLSHPDEAPLAAEVDHAQAYLAIERARLGDERLEVSVSLPESLAAIRVPPLLLQPLVENAVKHGVGRRDGPGTVALRARLEEDILVIEVEDRASGNRVPPMDRGSGIALETLRRRLARRYGERASLGLSPTAEGMRAIVRLPVEERELLEEDREAA, encoded by the coding sequence GTGGAGAGCTCCGACGCGGCGACCCTGTTGATCGAGCTGGCCGAGAAGATGGGCCTGCTCGCGGCGGCGGCGCTCGTCGCGGTGCTGATCCCGCCGCTCCGGAACCGCCTCCTCGGCGTCGGACGGCGGAGGGACAAGCTCGCCGCGGTGGTGCTCGGGCTCGGGCTGGCCGCCTGGGGGGCGATGCTCGGCTTCCACGTGGGCGGCGAGCACATCAACGTCCGCGCGATCGGCGTGCTCATCGCGGCCATCCTCGGCGGCTGGAAGGCGGGCGCGCTCGCGGGCCTGGGCGGCGGGCTCTTCTACTCCGCGCTCGTCGACGCCGAGACGGCCCCGTGGGTGCTGGCCGCGTCGATCACCGACGGCGTGCTCGCCGGGATCGTCGCGCAGCGGCGCCCGCGCTGGTTCACGGGCTGGCGCGTGTTCGTCACGTCGATCGGCATCCAGGCCATCCACCTCGTGGTGGTCGGCGTGGGGCTCATCGCGGTCGGACACGCGGCGCGCTACGTGCCCGCCTGGCCCGCTCACCTGGTGAAGCTGGTCGTCGTGGCCTCGGGCGTGACCCTGTTCGTGACGGTGGCGCGCCTCGTCGTCAGCCGCGAGGAGCAGGCGATCGCGCTGGTGGAGGCGCGCGCGGCGGCGGACACGGCGGCGCTCGAGTCGCTGCGCCGACGGCTCGAGCCGCACTTCCTGTTCAACGCGCTCAACGTGGTGCGCGCCACCATTCGACGAGACCCCATGCGGGCCCGCGAGCTCGTGAGCGACCTGGCGGATCTGTACCGGTACCTGCTGTCCCATCCGGACGAGGCGCCGCTGGCCGCGGAGGTGGACCACGCGCAGGCGTACCTCGCGATCGAGCGCGCGCGGCTGGGCGACGAGCGGCTGGAGGTCAGCGTGTCCTTGCCGGAGTCGCTCGCGGCCATCCGCGTGCCGCCGCTCCTCTTGCAGCCGTTGGTGGAGAACGCGGTGAAGCACGGCGTGGGGCGTCGGGACGGTCCGGGCACCGTCGCGCTGCGTGCGCGCCTGGAGGAAGACATCCTCGTGATCGAGGTGGAGGACCGCGCGAGCGGCAACAGGGTGCCCCCCATGGACCGTGGAAGTGGAATTGCGCTCGAGACGCTGCGCCGACGGCTGGCCAGGCGCTACGGGGAGCGCGCCAGCCTGGGGCTGAGCCCGACGGCGGAGGGCATGCGCGCGATCGTGCGGTTGCCGGTGGAGGAGCGCGAGCTGCTCGAAGAAGACAGGGAGGCGGCGTGA
- a CDS encoding LytTR family DNA-binding domain-containing protein → MSTRKLRALVVDDEPLARDELVFLLEQLDVKVVGEAGDAPSALKMLKQAAPHAVFVDLRMPGPDGLALAETLMKRSDAISVVVVSAHDDGAIRAYEAGVVDYLLKPVRLERLTKAVERAMERMPAAKNPDATLTRLAVKRRGKHVVVQIDDVVYFEVKDELVWAVTDEDRYALDLTLSAVEERVPKDEFFRSHRGTLVRLDRIAGFEPAGAGTYALHLEHPERPTVPLARERARLLKELIPIAG, encoded by the coding sequence GTGAGCACACGGAAGCTGAGGGCGCTGGTGGTGGACGACGAGCCGCTGGCCCGCGACGAGCTGGTCTTCTTGCTGGAGCAGCTGGACGTGAAGGTGGTGGGCGAGGCGGGCGACGCGCCCTCCGCGCTGAAGATGTTGAAGCAGGCGGCGCCGCACGCGGTGTTCGTCGACCTGCGCATGCCGGGCCCGGATGGGCTCGCGCTCGCGGAGACCTTGATGAAGCGCTCGGACGCGATCTCGGTCGTCGTGGTGAGCGCGCACGACGACGGCGCCATCCGCGCGTACGAGGCGGGGGTCGTCGACTACCTGCTCAAGCCGGTCCGCCTGGAGCGCCTGACCAAGGCCGTGGAGCGCGCGATGGAGCGCATGCCGGCGGCGAAGAACCCGGACGCGACGCTGACCCGCCTCGCCGTCAAGCGGCGCGGGAAGCACGTCGTCGTCCAGATCGACGACGTCGTCTACTTCGAGGTGAAGGACGAGCTGGTCTGGGCGGTCACCGACGAGGATCGCTACGCGCTCGATCTCACGCTCTCCGCGGTCGAAGAGCGGGTGCCGAAGGACGAGTTCTTTCGCAGCCACCGCGGCACGCTGGTGCGACTCGACCGCATCGCGGGGTTCGAGCCGGCCGGCGCGGGCACGTACGCGCTGCACCTCGAGCACCCCGAGCGTCCGACCGTGCCCCTGGCGCGAGAGCGGGCCCGGCTGCTGAAGGAGCTGATCCCGATCGCGGGATGA